In Actinomycetota bacterium, a single genomic region encodes these proteins:
- a CDS encoding fumarate reductase/succinate dehydrogenase flavoprotein subunit — translation MWSGERRDIMIKLDAKIPEGPIGEKWTNYRFHTKLVNPANKRKYKIIIVGAGLAGSSAAATLGELGYDVEVFTYHDTPRRAHSIAAQGGINATKNYTNDGDSVFRLFYDTVKGGDYRSREANVHRLAEVADKIIDQCTAQGIPFAREYGGTLANRSFGGALVSRTFYARGQTGQQLLLGSYQAMANQIRAGKVTLHTRMEMLDLVVHDGKAVGIITRNLLTGEIEGHSAHAVVLATGGYGNVYYLSTNAMASNATAIWRAHRRGAAFANPCFVQIHPTCIPQSEEFQSKLTLMSESLRNDGRIWVPKDPNETRPPNEIPEEDRDYYLERRYPSFGNLVPRDVASRNAKKMIDEGRGVGPRKNGVYLDLTDAIKRLGRETIEERYGNLFEMYERITDENPYEVPMRIYPATHYTMGGLWVDYELMSTIPGLFVIGEANFSDHGANRLGASALMQGLADGYFVLPYTIGNYLAPLLGTEPMDVAGEAFTKVEREVRDHLDRLLSVDGSRTATWFNKELGKILVSHVGMERSEAGLTEALEMIRKLREEFHSDLKVLGTNESFNQALANAGRVWDFFELAELMALDALDRRESCGGHFRVESQTEEGEALRNDEEYSYVAAWEFKGIGHEIEEVLHKEPLEFEYVALSQRSYK, via the coding sequence ATGTGGTCGGGTGAGCGGAGGGACATCATGATCAAACTCGATGCAAAGATCCCTGAGGGGCCGATCGGGGAGAAGTGGACGAACTATCGCTTCCACACGAAGCTCGTCAACCCGGCCAACAAGCGCAAGTACAAGATCATCATCGTGGGTGCCGGCTTGGCGGGTTCTTCGGCGGCGGCGACACTCGGCGAACTGGGCTACGACGTCGAGGTCTTCACGTACCACGACACGCCGCGACGAGCCCACAGCATCGCCGCCCAGGGCGGTATCAACGCCACCAAGAACTACACGAACGACGGCGACTCGGTGTTCCGGCTGTTCTACGACACGGTCAAGGGTGGCGATTACCGTTCCCGCGAGGCCAACGTGCATCGCCTGGCCGAAGTGGCCGACAAGATCATCGACCAGTGCACCGCTCAGGGGATCCCGTTTGCCCGTGAGTACGGTGGCACCCTGGCGAACCGGTCGTTCGGCGGGGCGCTCGTGTCACGAACGTTCTATGCGCGGGGCCAGACCGGCCAGCAGTTGCTGCTCGGCTCCTACCAGGCGATGGCCAATCAGATCCGCGCCGGCAAGGTCACGCTGCACACCCGAATGGAGATGCTCGATCTGGTCGTCCACGACGGCAAGGCGGTCGGCATCATCACTCGAAACCTGCTCACCGGCGAGATCGAGGGCCACTCCGCACATGCGGTCGTGCTCGCCACCGGCGGGTACGGCAACGTGTACTACCTGTCGACCAACGCCATGGCGAGCAATGCGACGGCCATCTGGCGGGCACATCGGCGAGGGGCGGCGTTCGCCAACCCATGTTTCGTACAGATCCATCCGACGTGTATCCCGCAGAGCGAGGAGTTCCAGTCGAAGCTGACACTCATGTCGGAGTCGCTGCGCAACGACGGGCGGATCTGGGTACCGAAGGACCCGAACGAGACTCGTCCTCCCAACGAGATTCCCGAAGAGGACCGGGACTACTACCTGGAGCGGCGGTATCCGTCGTTCGGCAACCTGGTACCCCGTGACGTCGCCTCTCGCAACGCGAAGAAGATGATCGATGAGGGACGGGGAGTCGGCCCGCGCAAGAACGGCGTCTACCTGGATCTCACCGACGCCATCAAGCGGCTGGGCAGGGAGACGATCGAGGAACGCTACGGCAATCTGTTCGAGATGTACGAACGCATCACGGACGAGAACCCGTACGAAGTGCCGATGCGAATCTATCCCGCGACGCACTACACGATGGGCGGCCTCTGGGTCGACTACGAATTGATGAGCACCATCCCGGGGCTGTTCGTGATCGGGGAAGCGAACTTCTCCGACCACGGCGCCAACCGTCTCGGAGCGAGTGCGCTGATGCAGGGCCTGGCCGACGGCTATTTCGTGCTCCCCTACACGATCGGCAACTATCTGGCCCCGTTGTTGGGAACCGAACCGATGGATGTCGCCGGCGAAGCCTTCACCAAGGTCGAGCGAGAAGTTCGTGATCATCTCGATCGTCTGCTCTCGGTCGACGGCTCACGGACCGCCACCTGGTTCAATAAGGAGCTCGGCAAGATCCTCGTCTCACACGTCGGCATGGAACGCAGCGAAGCCGGCCTCACCGAGGCCCTGGAGATGATCCGGAAACTTCGCGAGGAGTTCCATTCCGACCTGAAGGTGCTCGGCACGAACGAGAGCTTCAACCAGGCGCTGGCCAACGCCGGTCGAGTCTGGGACTTCTTCGAGCTGGCGGAGCTGATGGCACTCGACGCACTTGACAGGCGAGAGTCGTGCGGCGGTCATTTCCGCGTCGAGAGCCAGACCGAAGAGGGCGAAGCACTCCGCAACGACGAAGAGTACTCGTATGTCGCCGCCTGGGAGTTCAAGGGTATCGGCCACGAGATCGAGGAGGTTCTCCACAAGGAGCCGCTCGAGTTCGAGTACGTGGCACTCTCGCAAAGGAGCTACAAGTAA
- a CDS encoding pilus assembly protein codes for MRPLRGQNRRQDGATLVEFALVMPLIMLLFIGIMEFGMSFYDFLTVEQAAREGVRTGAFVGTAPDADCQIMTSIVDFLPNGFLDRVDRFEIYEATSDGDQIASRTNTWTYTGGDPDPCANPLLNWSVVEQWPSSTRQTAAGSQPLDIIGIRIQMTHNWITGFPPFTGSYVIDESTILRMEPEAFE; via the coding sequence GTGAGACCTCTTCGCGGGCAAAACCGTCGCCAAGACGGAGCGACGCTCGTCGAGTTCGCCTTGGTCATGCCGCTCATCATGCTCCTCTTCATCGGAATCATGGAGTTCGGCATGTCCTTCTACGACTTCCTCACCGTCGAACAGGCCGCACGCGAAGGAGTCCGCACAGGCGCGTTCGTGGGGACGGCGCCAGACGCCGACTGCCAGATCATGACAAGCATCGTCGATTTTCTCCCCAACGGCTTCCTCGATCGCGTCGACCGCTTCGAGATCTACGAGGCGACCTCCGATGGTGACCAGATCGCGTCGCGCACGAACACATGGACCTACACGGGCGGCGATCCGGATCCGTGCGCCAATCCTCTCCTGAACTGGAGCGTCGTCGAACAGTGGCCCTCGTCCACGCGACAGACCGCTGCCGGTTCACAACCACTGGACATCATCGGCATCCGCATCCAGATGACGCACAATTGGATCACCGGCTTCCCGCCCTTCACCGGGAGCTACGTCATCGACGAGAGCACCATCCTGCGCATGGAACCGGAGGCGTTCGAATGA
- a CDS encoding pilus assembly protein: protein MKDDHGATLIEFAIVSVLLITVLYGIMEFGLAFKDWLSISHASREGARIGAVAGNDSAADIAILRSVERALTASMMGDIVDVTIDDPDHMSETTTYRWDGTTPCRWTPCPDPDDLSYVPPNWLPSGRKIDTPTERIEVTVRFQHHWLTTMYNDGISNWTKAVIMRIEPQVFGS from the coding sequence ATGAAGGACGACCACGGTGCAACCCTCATCGAGTTCGCCATCGTCTCGGTACTTCTCATTACCGTCCTGTACGGCATTATGGAATTCGGCCTGGCTTTCAAGGACTGGCTCTCGATCAGTCACGCGAGCAGGGAGGGTGCTCGGATCGGGGCCGTGGCAGGCAACGATTCGGCAGCAGATATCGCCATCCTACGATCGGTCGAACGCGCCCTCACCGCCTCGATGATGGGCGATATCGTCGACGTCACGATCGACGACCCCGATCACATGTCGGAGACGACCACCTACCGGTGGGACGGCACCACACCCTGCCGCTGGACCCCGTGTCCCGATCCGGACGACCTCTCCTATGTCCCACCCAACTGGCTTCCCTCCGGGAGAAAGATCGACACACCGACAGAGCGGATCGAGGTCACCGTCCGATTCCAGCACCACTGGCTCACGACGATGTATAACGATGGTATCTCCAACTGGACCAAGGCGGTCATCATGCGCATCGAGCCTCAGGTTTTTGGATCATGA
- a CDS encoding succinate dehydrogenase/fumarate reductase iron-sulfur subunit, with the protein MDVTLKVWRQDGPEAPGRFETIPVQDVSEHMSFLEMLDVVNERLTTKGEEPVAFDSDCREGICGMCGIVINGHPHGPQDGTATCQLHMRKFNDGDTIVVEPWRAKAFPIVKDLVVDRSPLDRIIEAGGYITIRAGSAPDANLILVPKPASDAAMDAAACIGCGACVAACPNGAAQLFTAAKVSHLNLLPQGQPERWTRVEAMVDEMELYFGSCTNHGECEAACPKSVSIDFIALMNLDYVKAKLKNRKRIGQTVQ; encoded by the coding sequence ATGGACGTCACACTCAAAGTCTGGCGCCAGGACGGGCCCGAAGCTCCCGGCAGATTCGAAACGATCCCCGTGCAAGACGTCAGCGAGCACATGTCGTTCTTGGAGATGCTCGACGTCGTCAACGAACGACTGACCACCAAGGGTGAAGAGCCGGTGGCCTTCGACAGCGACTGCCGCGAAGGCATCTGCGGGATGTGCGGCATAGTGATCAACGGCCATCCCCACGGACCGCAGGATGGAACGGCAACCTGTCAGCTCCACATGCGCAAGTTCAACGATGGTGACACCATCGTCGTCGAACCGTGGCGAGCGAAAGCGTTCCCGATCGTCAAGGATCTCGTGGTGGACCGCAGCCCGCTCGACCGCATCATCGAGGCCGGCGGATACATCACCATCCGAGCGGGCAGCGCCCCGGATGCAAACCTGATTCTGGTGCCGAAGCCTGCATCGGACGCAGCCATGGATGCCGCGGCCTGCATCGGATGTGGTGCCTGTGTGGCCGCGTGTCCGAACGGTGCGGCACAGCTGTTCACCGCTGCCAAGGTGTCGCATCTGAACCTGCTGCCGCAGGGCCAGCCGGAGCGCTGGACCAGGGTCGAGGCGATGGTCGACGAGATGGAGCTGTACTTCGGCTCCTGCACAAACCACGGCGAGTGTGAGGCGGCATGCCCGAAGAGCGTCTCGATCGACTTCATCGCGTTGATGAACCTGGATTACGTCAAGGCGAAGCTCAAGAACCGCAAACGGATAGGCCAGACGGTCCAATAG
- a CDS encoding pilus assembly protein, with amino-acid sequence MTRKRIGSERGVSLIETALVLPMLLILALGVAEFGFAFIDWLSISNAARTGARIGSAAGTTATADTIVLNAVEQAVADIHSSTIQAVWIYKADSNGDPADATLGCAVGSEGLCSTSNVYIPKAGGGWMCMAVNGCPWTPALRDNRLPGLDELGVRIIFDHTWLTNFMPLPGGPWSDDSVFQLEPAQGVP; translated from the coding sequence ATGACCCGAAAACGGATCGGTTCCGAGCGTGGCGTCAGCCTGATCGAGACCGCCCTCGTACTGCCCATGTTGCTGATCCTCGCGCTCGGTGTCGCCGAGTTCGGATTCGCGTTCATCGACTGGCTGTCCATCTCCAACGCGGCGCGCACCGGAGCGCGTATCGGCTCGGCAGCCGGAACCACCGCCACGGCAGACACGATCGTCCTCAACGCGGTGGAACAGGCCGTGGCAGATATACATTCGTCTACGATCCAGGCGGTCTGGATCTACAAAGCCGACAGCAATGGAGATCCCGCCGACGCCACTCTGGGATGCGCCGTCGGCAGTGAAGGACTGTGTTCCACCAGCAATGTGTATATCCCCAAGGCCGGCGGGGGCTGGATGTGCATGGCGGTCAACGGCTGTCCCTGGACGCCCGCGCTCCGTGACAATCGCCTGCCGGGCCTGGATGAACTCGGTGTGCGAATCATCTTCGACCACACCTGGTTGACGAACTTCATGCCGCTTCCGGGCGGCCCGTGGTCCGACGACAGCGTGTTCCAGCTCGAGCCTGCACAGGGAGTGCCCTGA